ATTACGGTGGCGGCGCGGGCTTCCTGAAACAGGCTGAGATTGACGTACAACATCTGCCCAAGCCCCCCCGCGCCGACGAAGCCTAGCACGCTCGCCATGCGGATATTGTTCTCCCAGCGGTAGAGGGTATAGGCCAGCAATTGCGGCCAGATATTTGGCAGTGTGCCATAGCAGAAAGCGGCCAGATGGCTGCCTCCGCTCAAGCGAATGGCTTGTGCGGGTTCTCTGGGCGTGTTTTCCAGTGCTTCAGCAAACAGCCTGCCGAGCACGCCTGCGGTGTGCAGGGCCAAGGCCAGCGTGCCTGCGTTGGGGCCTAGCCCTGCGGCCAGCACAACTAGGGCAGCCCATACCAGTTCGGGTATTGCCCGCAGTGCGTTGAGAATCAGTCGTGAGCTCTGTAGGGCCAGCCAGCCTAAGTTTCCCGCAGCAGGCAAGGCAAGGAATAAGCCAAAGATAGCAGCAAGCACTGTGCCCATGGCCGACATAGCCAAGGTTTCCAAGCTGCCATTTAAGATCGCGTTCAGGTGCGTGGTGGAAAAGTCCGGCGTTAGGAAGTTACCAGCGTAGCGCCCCATCTGCTCAAGGCTGTCACCGCTGAATAGGCCGCTAAGGTCGATGTTCAGGTAACTAAAGGAACTCGTTACGCCTGCCAGTATCAGCAGCAACAAGAGGCTGTTGATGAGTCGCCTTTTCATAAGAATTGCCTACGTAGCAAACGGCTAAGCAGATCAGCCAGCAGCACCAGAAGCAGGAAGGTCAGCAGCATGCTGGACACCTCTGCCCCGGCAAACATGCGCATGGACAAGTCAATCTGCTGCCCGAGTCCACCTGCGCCGACAAACCCCATCACGACCGAGGCGCGTATTGCACATTCCCAACGGTAAACGGTGTAAGAGAGCATCTCCCCGGCGGCATTGGGCAGAAGGCCGTATGCCCAGGCGGCCAGCCTAGAACTTCCGGCGGCAAGCAGGGCGCGGGCCGGGCGTTGATCCACTGACTCGTAAATCTCGGCGTAGACCTTGCCGAGCATGCCGCTGTAAGTGATGGCAATCGCCATTACCCCGGCTGTTGGGCCAAGGCCGACGGCTCTTACAAAGAGTAACGCCCAGACGATCTCTGGAATGCTGCGCAGTACGATCAGCAGACCTCGAGCCGGCCAGCGCAGCAGTCGCGCCCCCCAAGTTGGCTGTCCTTCGCGGTGAACTGCAGACAGCGACAGGGCACGGCTCGCCAGCAGTGATGCGGGCAGGGCAAGCAGCAAGGCCAGGCTCATCCCGGCAGTTGCGATGGCCAAGGTTTCAAGGGTTGCCTTAAACAGCAGTTGCAGGAAATAAGCTGAGTCGGCCGGTGGCCAGAAGTCGGCAAGGAAGCCGCTTACGCTGGCGGCGTTATCCTCATTAAACAGCCCTTTAAAGCTCAGCTCACTTAGTTGCATCCCAGGCCAAAGCAGCAGAATCGCCAGAGTGGCAATTAGCAGGCGTGGCAAGGCGGCCGGGTCACGCTGGGCGGGTTTCAGCATCGTGCAATCTGAGTATCAAGTGGCGCAGGGGATGCCGGTGCAGAGATGCCGCCGAGTTGTTCGTTGGCATAGAGGGCGTCGAGTTGCTCGCGGGTTACTGCTTGCGCCGGAAGATCAAACATCAGCTTGCCCTGGCGTACGCCAATGATGCGAGGGAAGTGATTGAGGGCCAGATCAACCGCATGCAGGCTTGCCACCAGTGTTGCTCCCTGGCGGGTGGCCTCTGTATTCAGAATATGTAAGGTGTGCTCGGCCAGTTTGGGGTCCATGGCTGATACCGGCTCGTCAGCAAGAATCAGTTCAGGGGCTTGATACAGCACGCGGGCAATTCCTACCCGTTGCAACTGTCCGCCAGATAACTGATCGCAGCGATTAAATAGTTTTTCTGCCAGATCCAGGCGTTCTAGAGCTGAGCGTGCGCCGTTTATATCGAGTGGGTACAACAGGTTGAACAGGCTTTTCAGCAGCGGCCATTGGCCTAGTTTTCCTGCCAGCACCGCCGTAACAACTCGCTGTCGTGGTGGTAGCGGAGGAGACTGGTGGATAAGGCCGATGCGGGAGCGCAGCTTTTGACGGTTGCGACTGCTCAGCTGCCATGGAGCATGGCCGAGCAGGGCTAGCTGCCCTGTGCTGGGCTTTACGCTGTTGGCCAGCAGACGTAGCAGTGTGGTTTTACCGGCTCCAGAGGGACCGATGATGGCAACGCGCTCACCGCTGGCAACTGTCAGATTGATTGCCTGCAAGGCGACATGGCCGTTGGCGTGGGTAAGCCCCACGCCCTCGAGCGAGATACTCACTGCAATAGACCAGCGGCGCGGGCTGCTTCCTCAATGCCAGTGTAATTTTCAACCTTGGTTGGGATAAAACGGCTGGCGGCCTGTAGATCCAGGATCTTCTTGTGCTCGGGGTTATTAGGATTAAGGGCCAAGAAGGCTGCCTTGATCTTTTCACGCAAGCCTTCATCCAGCGTGCC
The Pseudomonas mendocina DNA segment above includes these coding regions:
- a CDS encoding phosphonate ABC transporter ATP-binding protein, with the translated sequence MSISLEGVGLTHANGHVALQAINLTVASGERVAIIGPSGAGKTTLLRLLANSVKPSTGQLALLGHAPWQLSSRNRQKLRSRIGLIHQSPPLPPRQRVVTAVLAGKLGQWPLLKSLFNLLYPLDINGARSALERLDLAEKLFNRCDQLSGGQLQRVGIARVLYQAPELILADEPVSAMDPKLAEHTLHILNTEATRQGATLVASLHAVDLALNHFPRIIGVRQGKLMFDLPAQAVTREQLDALYANEQLGGISAPASPAPLDTQIARC
- a CDS encoding ABC transporter permease; translated protein: MLKPAQRDPAALPRLLIATLAILLLWPGMQLSELSFKGLFNEDNAASVSGFLADFWPPADSAYFLQLLFKATLETLAIATAGMSLALLLALPASLLASRALSLSAVHREGQPTWGARLLRWPARGLLIVLRSIPEIVWALLFVRAVGLGPTAGVMAIAITYSGMLGKVYAEIYESVDQRPARALLAAGSSRLAAWAYGLLPNAAGEMLSYTVYRWECAIRASVVMGFVGAGGLGQQIDLSMRMFAGAEVSSMLLTFLLLVLLADLLSRLLRRQFL
- the phnE gene encoding phosphonate ABC transporter, permease protein PhnE encodes the protein MKRRLINSLLLLLILAGVTSSFSYLNIDLSGLFSGDSLEQMGRYAGNFLTPDFSTTHLNAILNGSLETLAMSAMGTVLAAIFGLFLALPAAGNLGWLALQSSRLILNALRAIPELVWAALVVLAAGLGPNAGTLALALHTAGVLGRLFAEALENTPREPAQAIRLSGGSHLAAFCYGTLPNIWPQLLAYTLYRWENNIRMASVLGFVGAGGLGQMLYVNLSLFQEARAATVILAMLVLVLAVDGLSDWARQRWVSA